A single Streptomyces sannanensis DNA region contains:
- a CDS encoding hydroxymethylglutaryl-CoA lyase: MIEGLPMSVPAPGLPARVRIYEVGARDGLQNEKTVVPTEVKAEFIRRLADAGLSTVEATSFVHPKWVPQLADAEQLFPMLDGVGARLPVLVPNERGLDRALALGAKEVAVFASATESFAKANLNRTVDEALAMFEPVVTRARAEGLHVRGYLSMCFGDPWEGPVPVHQVVRVTKALADMGCAELSLGDTIGVATPGHVQELLSTLNEAGVHTNTIGVHFHDTYGQALANTLAALQHGVTTVDSSAGGLGGCPYAKSATGNLATEDLVWMLHGLGIETGVDLGRLTATSVWMAEQLGRPSPSRTVRALSHKE; the protein is encoded by the coding sequence ATGATCGAGGGACTGCCCATGTCGGTGCCCGCGCCGGGGCTGCCGGCCCGGGTGCGGATCTACGAGGTCGGCGCCCGCGACGGGCTGCAGAACGAGAAGACGGTCGTCCCGACCGAGGTGAAGGCCGAGTTCATCCGCCGCCTCGCCGACGCGGGGCTGAGCACCGTGGAGGCGACCAGCTTCGTCCACCCCAAGTGGGTGCCCCAGCTGGCCGATGCCGAGCAGCTGTTCCCGATGCTCGACGGAGTCGGCGCCCGGCTCCCCGTCCTCGTGCCGAACGAGCGTGGCCTGGACCGTGCTCTCGCCCTGGGAGCGAAGGAAGTGGCGGTCTTCGCGAGCGCCACGGAGTCCTTCGCCAAGGCCAACCTCAACCGCACCGTCGACGAGGCCCTGGCCATGTTCGAGCCGGTGGTCACCAGGGCCCGGGCCGAGGGGCTGCATGTCCGCGGGTATCTGTCGATGTGCTTCGGCGACCCCTGGGAGGGCCCGGTCCCGGTCCACCAGGTGGTACGGGTCACCAAGGCCCTCGCCGACATGGGCTGCGCCGAGCTGAGCCTGGGCGACACGATCGGCGTGGCGACCCCCGGGCATGTACAGGAGCTGCTCTCCACCCTCAATGAAGCGGGCGTGCACACGAACACCATCGGTGTGCACTTCCACGACACCTATGGGCAGGCCCTCGCCAACACCCTCGCCGCGCTCCAGCACGGCGTGACCACCGTGGACTCCTCGGCCGGCGGCCTCGGCGGCTGCCCGTACGCGAAGAGCGCCACCGGAAACCTCGCCACCGAAGACCTCGTGTGGATGCTCCACGGCCTCGGCATCGAAACCGGGGTCGACCTCGGCAGACTCACCGCCACCAGCGTGTGGATGGCCGAACAGCTGGGCCGCCCCAGCCCCTCCCGTACCGTCCGTGCCCTCTCCCACAAGGAGTGA